The sequence CCCAGTATTTTGAGCCTGTCTTTCCAGTAAACACCAGTTCCTTCTCAGCTCTCTGAGGCAGGTAGTTCAAATGCTCAGCAGTACCAGCTAAGCCAGTGAAGCCATCCAGAGCCATGAAGCAGCACCATGCTAGAACTGGATACTCCACATTTAGCAAAGGAAATGGAGACCAGCTCCAGACAGTCGATGAATGAAATATGTTATATCCTCGAGAACAGAATCTCATTGGGACTGTAAACTGATTTAAGAACTGTACGAAGTGTTAAAAACTAGTGagaaatgctttgttttgtttctttttgctaGGAATCAGCCGAGTTATATGTGGGAACCCTATCAAAGCCCTTCATGCACGGAGACAAAAGCTAGGTGTACGTTTTCTTTCCTATATGCTTTCCAGTCCTGCCTGACACACCCAAATCAGATGAGTTCTGCTGAGATAAGCTGAGGCCCCTAATGTATTTTATGGATTTCCACTCCAGTCTATAGTCCAGAAATCTATATACAAAAGCAATGTGTGTTGGAGAAGGCAGGGGTCTAaatgccctgattcagcaaagcacataagcatgtgcttaagtgtccTGCTGAGTCAGGAGATATGGAAGGCCAAATAAGGCATGGAGAAGGGCAGGAGAGGACACTTGGAGAGCTGGAAGATCAATGGATAAATAGAGAATGGTGAGGGGGTCATGAATCTGAGAATTCCAGACTTCCTGTTCTGGGAGAGATTGGAGAGAGCTGGGAGGGAAGTGTCAACCCAAAACAAACCAATTGTGTCATTTAATAAGAATGTATTCAGATATCAGCTGTGATCATATATAAGaaacagaggagagaaacaacCAGTAGGGAGAACCGTTACTTTCACTAGAGGACATTAAAaacaatggactgtaaaagaACTCATGAAAATTACATGCCACATCTGGCATTCCTCACTCACAAAACTTGCATCAACTTCCCTGGGACCTGAGCAAAGCACAGGTAAGGACCACAGGATTTGGTTCTGGCTTacgctggagcccaggctctgggaccccggGAGGGGGAAAGGTCGCAGATCCTGGCTTCCAACCTGTGcatgaacatctacaccacaaagAAACAGgcccatagcctgagccccatgaacctgagtgagctggcatggaccaggcacaggtatttaattgcagtatagacgtacccttgtgggccctgattcagcaagtcATGTAAGCATGTGCGTAACTTTAGATGTGCTTTGCTGCATTGGGGCCATGTCACTTACATGAAATATAGATCACtacaatatatataatttttacatGTCATCCCTGACAACAGATATTAGAAAAatcattgggggtggggggattgaaGTGTCCCTTTTCTCTGCCCTGCCCAATCAATGAAGCTTTTTGAAATTAGTTAAAACAATGAGAATTAATAATAGTATAAGGGGACCATAATCATATGCGACACAGTCACATTTTACTATATGTGCCTGAAATGCCTGTCGGTGCAGCTATTACAGGTTCGGGTCAGTGTACCCAGAGCTACATATCCGTGTGGCCAGAATCAAATGTGTCATTACTCTTCCAGTCATCACAATGCTGGGTCTCTGGAGTGAATGTATAAGAAACATGGTATCATAACAGGGGTTGTAGCTGGGATTATCATATTcagtacaattttaaaaaaaagtcaaaataaagaACACAGTCATGAGTAAACTGAAAACCCAACCATTACATCAAAAGTTGCATCAAAATTCTGATGCCCGGAGTTTGGAAATTGAGCTAGAGGAAGAGTTGTTGGCAAAACGAGGTGAGCGGTAAAGTAAACATCAAGTTATCGGTGGTAActctttttagttttattttttagtcTGTAGCAATGAACCCTTTCCAAATGCCTGGTCCCAAGATGGAGCACACCTACGACTCTGAAGAAGCTGAAGACCTAAGCCGGGAAGATGTCTTTGCTGAACTGAGGGCATGGAGAGAGCAGCATAACCAGTAAGAGTTTGGGATGATTCTAAATTATCTTACAATAAAGCAGGGACTCAGTGTTCCGCCTCTGTAATAAGGCAAACTCTTCAGCCACCTGTTGGCAGTTTTGGGGAATTGCCTTTAATTTTGTAAATTCATATCTAGGCAGGCAGAGACAACACAGTGGAATCTATTTGCAAACTCCAGGCTTAGTTGCCCCTTCTGCTGGAAACCTTATGGGAGGGACAAAGGGGGAGGAAATCTCTGGGGCATTGTCCATGTTGATCCAAGGGAAGGCCAAGATGTCCATGCTGGTTCTGGGTCTGTGAGCTCTCCCTCAGCCCACTTCCTGGCAGCCTCCTTAAAGGGACATCCCTATTGTAGAGGGACGAGTGGGCAGAGGAAAATTAATACAGACTGGCAAAATTCCATAAAGCAGAAAGGGAAAGATGGACTTCTCCTTCCACAGCCACTACCCATGCCTAGCTCTCCTACTCCTCCCCCAGGCCAGCAATTACTTCCCATCTCCTCACCACTTGCAGATCTCAGACCTCTGGAGTGCCCTGTGTGTGGCTGATGGCAAGTTGTGAAGTGTGTGTGGGATCAGTGGGAAATTGTTGCCCTGTAGTTAACTGGGCTCTCCTTCTACACAGGAAGGGCAATACCTGCAATAAAGGGTGCAGTTAAAGTGTTTTCTTTTACCAGTATGTAGGTTATTACTGATCCTAGCAGTGTTCTCCTTTAGACTGTaagggcaggattttcaaaagcacttggcATTTGCCTAACTAAATAGGAGTTTTCTCACcgacttcagtgtgctttggatcaggccactTTATGGGCAAAATTCTTCTCTGGTCTGCCTGGCAGATCTCTGCCCCGATATTCTATGCACCACAGGAGAAAATAATATTGAGCTGAGCTTCCTCCATGGATCTGAGCGGTGACTATTAACTTAGAgataaaaatgcctttttttcaaCTCTGATGCCCTTCCTTGAAATCTGTCATGTTTCACTTGGCTAATTAAAGGTTGGCTGAATCTGAAACAATAAAACACAGGCAGTTTAGGTACCTAATTCATAGCCCATTTTTGCATGTGAAAGGTAAGCCAATCCAGGTGAATGTAAATCCACGTTACCTATATTTGTCTCTAAACAGCCGCGACCCCACCTGAACTCTTCTGAGTACTGTACATGCATGTGTACACTCCTCTAAGATAGCATGTGGGGGCCAGCTAAAACTGTGGAGCTTAACATTTGTCAGGTGTCTGCAAATCATTCAGATGGAGAAGGCCCCCCAGGTGCTGAAGATACAcagtgatgaggaggaggaggatgaagaatgCAGCCTGAGTGACAGCTGTGAGGATGAGCTGACAGAGACTTACGACGAGGACCTAATTGAAAGGATTTCACCAGATTCCTCCTGCCAGTCCTGTCTTTCCCAGGCCTCCTCAGGTACTGGTCTCAGTTAGCCTTCTCACTTTCTAGGGAAGGGTTGACATGTATTACTTTTTGTCTGTTTCTTCTCCAAGActacacctgtcacttctgtaGGAAAATCTGGAGGGTgcaaagttcttcttcacacagtgcacagtgaacctgtggaactccttgcctgaggaggctgTGAAAGCtataggactataacagggtttaaaagagaacttgataaattcatgaaggctaagtccattaatggctatgagccaggatgggtaaggaatggtgtccctagcctctgtttgtcagagggtggagatggatggcaggagagagatcactgatcgttacctgttaggttcactccctctggggcacctggcatggcCACtctcagtagacaggatactgggctggatggacctttggtctgacccagtatggccattcttatgttcttatgcatgAATTGGGCTCCACAGCCACTTTAAAACCCACCAGTGAACCCCCTTGGCAAACATCATCCTCACATCGAAGGATAGCCGAAGAAAGAATATAATCATTCATTGTTCCTCTCAGCTACATAGCTATGAGAAGAAATACTGGAGATGCAGTACATTGGAATGTGTTTTCTTGTCACCCAAGCAGTATAATAAATTGCATTCAGTTAGGACATATAAGGCTGTATTTCTCTCCTAGAGGTTTAGTGACACAACTactcaaaggtttcagagtaacagccgtgttagtctgtattcgcaaaaagaaaaggaggacttgtggcaccttagagactaaccaatttatttgagcataagctttcgtgagctactgctcacttcatcgctgtagctcacgaaagcttatgctcaaataaattggttagtctctaaggtgccacaagtactccttttctttttgcgaactacTCAAAGGCCATTCTTTTGATTGTGTCCTTAGCCTAAATTCTGTACATAGTCAATTAGGTACTGTTCAATCTTTTTATGGCCAGCAGCAAATGGATCTCTACTATATATAGAATCTTGCTAAGGATAAACATACACAACATTGCTGTGTCATACATAGGGCTcttcgttttcagtttttattttatttaatttttcccaggaatttatcagtgtttattatcacaacaacaaaaatagtgcaaaaaccagtgcaaaaaactattaataatttttctgggtaaatatttgGGTTCATTCTGGTGGACAGAAAGATGGGaaaaaaagtattcagtagattaatgctttgaattccgttcatcagtgtggtttgctgtagaactaaaacagaactcggAACCCAATGCCACCtgtgagtttaagaaaacaatatatctgtaatccccaaataaaacttttcatttgaatgaccagtttactgttgtagacttagaactattagcctataaatattttcatttaataactgggccacaccatttgcagcgcatacactcaacttcatccttttctcctgtttttgttttttgaacacTTTTGAAttcttccttgtgttctgaaacatattTTGATACAGATTTTCGGtatcttcccattttagtgtgtcagacttttaaaccattatctgctaacagcttgaaaggTGTACATGGTGggcatgagattcatcagtacgttcAGATGCGCACGTACTTCAGAGCTTGTGTGTGTGCCTGTTTGTTTgtagtgtgtatcttctagactaatgcatggccttacttcaacaggcagctttgcatatacacacagactaatgtattatctcatgcaatgtattgtattttcctaataaaacaagttatttttatatatttgaatgatacaaaagtagggtggaaatcagaaaaaaacagatttcagagtaacagccgtgttagtctgtattcgcaaaaagaaaaggagtacttgtggcaccttagagactaaccaatttatttgagcataagctttcgtgagctacagctcacttcatcggatgcatccaatgaagtgagctgtagctcacaaaagcttatgctcaaataaattggttagtctctaaggtgccacgagtactccttttctttttttgaaaaaaacagaataatactttttgtaaaacccggGAATTTTTcggtaaaaatcagtttaaactgaaaaccaaaGGGGTCAGTCATACATCATCATCAGGATTCTTCTCCTTCCGTGTGTGTTACAGCTAGGGATCATATGAGCTGAACTATAAACAGTATAAAgaatatacaaaaatatttttaaacatttaggtGCTTTCCCTTATTCTAATGCTAATGTGAGAGCCGTGTTTGCACTTCTGTATTTGCTAAAACTCAGTATCCCTTGATCTGCAATTTTCTTGTGCCTTAAACTTCAGTGAGTTGGGATGCACTCCTCTGAAGTGCTCTGAGCCCTCCACCTTTATTGGAAGTAACCGGAGTTGCGGGGACTCATCACTTGATCCAATGCTAATTGAAGtgaaaaacagcctttccaatgacttcagtaaaCATTAGATTGGCCCATTAAAAGTTAGGTGAATGAGCCATGCCAGGAAATCAGTGTGCTTCCTTGTTGTGTTTCAGATTCATCGCATGCCCAAGAAAGTGTGGTGCTCACCAGTCTGAATCGTTCTCtggtaccttctcctccaaagtGCCCCTCACCCTCGTCCATGCAGGGTGTTGCAGCTAGACCTTCGAAAGTGAGAGACATCAGGGTCAGACGTCTGAAAGTGCCCAACCAGAGAGAAGCAGCTCAACTGAAGGAATATCCCCAATCAAGAGTTAGCACAGAAATGGCAGCCCATCTTGTGGGTGAAGAGATTGCTAGTTTGAGTCTGCACAACACACCTGCCGCATATGAAGCATCACCATTGAGAGCTGCAGGGAGGACTTGGACCAGTGAGAATGTTGGCAGGCAAACCAGGAGGCCTATTTCAGGACCAGCAGCTATTGGATCAACAAGTGTCAGGTATGCTCGCTAGTTAGGCAACTTTTCTATACAATTCTGGTAAGCATAGAAGGGACTTCACTGGGGGAGAAAAGGTGAAGCCCTGTTGACTCTGATGTTTACTACACCACAGAGTCCAAACTCTTAGCTAGATGGTATCTACCGTATATTCTGTAGAAAGCACTGCTTGGTATCTTGGTGACCTATGCATCATTTAGTCCTTCCAAAACTAAACTAGTACGATCTTACATTACTCATACCTTGGTTACGTCTAACATTCAGTCTCGATATTAGTCATATCAGATACGCAGTTTTTCCTTGAAATTTACAGTAATTCACTTGAAAAGGAAATTCAGGGGGAAAGGCGTTTCTAAAGATAAAAGTGGATGTAAAGTAGATAGGTGTTACGTAAAGCAAATCTGGTTGTGATTGGACCCTTCTATTGTAATATCAGCATCTTATTTGCTCATTTGAAAGTTGGAGCTGCCCAGAATGTGGACATTTTGATTTCCAGGTAACATAATAGTTATAATATAGGATCAACACAGGAGCTGTCCCTTGTACTGTTTGTTCGGGTCACTCCAAATGAGGGTTAGCTACTTTCTAAAACAGAGAAAAGTTTCCCTTTACAATCTAACTCTTCAATTGCCTGCATGCTACTCCGTGTTCCAGCTATACCCAGGTAAAAGACATCTGCTGTGTGCCAAGGTAGGATTCCTACCTATGAAATGCTGGTGGACAATGATGACACAGCAGATATGAGGGGGGCCAGCAGTGAACGAGTTAAAAATAACCCAAAAAACCAAAGACCCAGTGAATTACATTTTCATATTGTGTCCCGATCTGTCTTCTCAGGGTAGAACTCCAATATCAGCCTTTCTATCAGTCCTTCATCCATATGGAGACTCTGCACATCTACAGAGACTGGCAAGCAGTCTAGTGTTTGCCAAACTAACTGAAGTAGCAGTGTGGACTCCTCAGAGAGTCCTGTTGTGCCAACCTTCCTGTGGTGTCCAGTGCTGGAAGTGCTTGGTGCAGTTCTCGGGTGAATCCATGGGGCTCACTCAGTTCCCCATAACAACTTGCGCCATCTCACAATAgcaattttttcttcctttcagagCCACTGTGGATAGGAGTCCCCCCAAAGTGATCAACCATCACCAGCCAGTTGTCCGCTCATCCACAAAAACCCCAGAGAGGTTTGCGCTGAGGAATGTGGTCCGTCCTCTGACGGCCAAGGCTGCTCTGCAGAGGTTGCCAAGCAGGCCCAGTGTCTCAACAGCTACTCAGAGCAAAATGCCAAAGTCATAGAAAATACCCCAAGTAGCCATGTATGTTGGAGCCGAGTCGGACAAGCCCACAGTGCTCAGTTGGAGTCTGCGTCCCCCACACTTAACACCAGCAGCACGAATGCTGTATTCTGACTTCTTATGAGAGCTGAATACATTGATGGAGCTGCACAAGCAGAACTAACAGCTTGATTGGTCTCAGTTAAagctacagctggtcagaaatgcTTGCTTGAAAAAGCACCTTCTAATCAACTCAACAGTTGATCAACCTCTTATTAAATAAAAAGCAGCTATTTGTATAGTCTTTGTGTGCTGAAAGGGACAAGACTTGGCACACTTGGCTTCTCTGCATTAATCCCCAGCTATGTTACTAGGGAGTCTGCAGTGATGCCCCACAGGAAAGGGAAAGTTGCAGTCCCCTAGACTCAGTGCTGGGCAGCTGGCATCTGAGGGccctcagttttccctcttgCATTCATCGTGCAAAATACTCATGCATGTGTCAGCCTGCTGTCATCTAAACAGGCGCATTGCATACGCTCCTTGGATCCTATATGTTCAACACACAAGTGAAACAACTCTGAGTGGAGGGGGGATTGCTGCAAAGACCAGTTTAAAGTGATTGTATTGCAGATGAGTGTGCGTGTTCCCTACTCACCTGGGATAGCTGAAGTCCAGCATGCAGGAAGTCTGTCTGATTTTAGCACTAATTTCCATTCTCCCACTGACATTTACCACTTTGATCTGTTTGTAATCTTTAATTGTTCCCCTCAGCTATATGGCTAAGGGAAGGAATACTGAAGATTCAACTCATTGGAAAATCAGTGTGTCAGCCTGCTGGGTCTCTGCTCTGAAGGAACTCTCAGCACTTCCCCAGAACTGCTGTTCtatggctaaaagaaaaggagtacttgtggcaccttagagactaaccaatttatttgagcatgagctttcgtgagctacagctcacttcatcagatgtttaccgtggaaactgcagcagactttatatacacacagaaatcatgaaacaatacctcctcccaccccactgtcctgctggtaatagcttatctaaagtgatcaacaggtgggccatttccagcacaaatccaggttttctcaccctccacccccccacacaaattcactctcctgctggtgctagcccatccaaagtgacaactctttacataatcaagtcgggctatttcctgcatagatcaaggttttctcacatcccccccacccccatacacacacaaactcactctcctgctggtaatagctcatctaaactgaccattctccaggtttaaatccaagttaaaccagaacatctggggggggggggtaggaaaaaacaagaggaaacaggctaccttgcataatgacttagccactcccagtctctatttaagcctaaattaatagtatccaatttgcaaatgaattccaattcagcagtttctcgctggagtctggatttgaagtttttttgttttaagatagcgaccttcatgtctgtgattgcgtgaccagagagattgaagtgttctccgactggtttatgaatgttataattcttgacatctgatttgtgtccatttattcttttacgtagagactgtccagtttgaccaatgtacatggcagaggggcattgctggcacatgatggcatagatcacattggtggatgtgcaggtgaacgagcctctgatagtgtggctgatgttattaggccctgtgatggtgtcccctgaatagatatgtgggcacaattggcaacgggctttgttgcaaggataagttcctgggttagtggttctgttgtgtggtatgtggttgttggtgagtatttgcttcaggttgcggggctgtctgtaggcaaggactggcctgtctcccaagacttgtgagagtgttgggtcatcctttaggataggttgtagatccttaataatgcgttggaggggttttagttgggggctgaaggtgacggctagtggcgttctgttattttctttgttaggcctgtcctgtagtaggtaacttctgggaactcttctggctctatcaatctgtttctttacttctgcaggtgggtattgtagttgtaagaaagcttgacagagatacttgtacagatacagacagacatcatcttcctttccaaatgcaaacagatggacatcgtaccaaaaggactgaaggtcaaaaatccattacaatctacataccacacagactatgctgacagcttgtgcctcacgctctcaaagaaactgcggaatcacctgatcaagatcctctacagcaaacagggaaagattaagaatgagctctcaaaaatggatactctcataaagaaccaaccttccacacaaacttcctcgtggctggattttactaaaactagacaagccatttacaacgcacactttgcttctctacaaaagaaaaaaaacactaaactttctaaactactacatgctacaaggggccacagcaatggttccctcaccccacctagcaatattgttaacctatccaactatactctcagcccagcagaagcagctgttctatctcggggcctctccttctgcccctccacccccacgaacatgatacagttctgtggtgacctagaatcctattttcgacgtctccgtctcaaggaatatttccaaaatacctctgaacaacatactaatccacagaggtctccctgccaacactacagaaagagggattctagatggactcctcctgaaggtcgaaacagcagactggacttctacatagagtgcttccgccgacgtgcacgggctgaaattgtggaaaagcagcatcacttgccccataacctcagccatgcggaacgcaatgccatccacagcctcagaaacaactctgacatcataatcaaaaaggctgacaaaggaggtgctgttgtcatcatgaataggtcggaatatgaacaagaggctgctcggcagctctccaacacgagtttctacaagccattaccctatgatcccactgagagttaccaaaagcaactacagcatttgctcaagaaacttcctgaaaaagcacaagatcaaatccgcacagacacacccctggaaccccgacctgggatattctatctactacccaagatccataaacctggaaatcctgggcgccccatcatctcaggcattggcaccctgacagcaggattgtctggctatgtagactccctcctcaggccctacgctaccagcactcccagctaccttcgagacaccactgacttcctgaggaaacttcaatccatcggtgatcttcctgataacaccatcctggctactatggatgtagaagccctctacaccaacattccacacaaagatggactacaagccgtcaagaacactatccccgataatgtcacggctaacctggtggctgaactttgtgactttgtccttacccataactatttcacatttggggacaatgtataccttcagatcagcggcactgctatgggtacccgcatggccccacagtatgccaacatttttatggctgatttagaacaacgcttcctcagctctcgtcccctaaagcccctactctacttgcgctatattgatgacatcttcatcatctggacccatggaaaaga comes from Lepidochelys kempii isolate rLepKem1 chromosome 6, rLepKem1.hap2, whole genome shotgun sequence and encodes:
- the LRRC56 gene encoding leucine-rich repeat-containing protein 56 isoform X4: MRVDTRENSLGNFGAYLPNLRQLKLNNSLLVSVRDLGSTLSHLQVLWMARCGLTDLDGISSCISLKELYIAYNNISDLSQVSLLDHLEILDLEGNNIEDINQIQYLGLCGKLNSLTVEGNLICLKPNPESSEVPDYNYRAEVKKHIPHLKYLDEILANQITIPPSRKMNKDWLIVKESIKEGSLAKDISQFDTHPEATRRRPGSGLRPTAAHFMSASRPWTAQRPASAGISSNVHLLSSGSTLPESTVSDEIFLEDDASDLTHGISRVICGNPIKALHARRQKLGSVAMNPFQMPGPKMEHTYDSEEAEDLSREDVFAELRAWREQHNQCLQIIQMEKAPQVLKIHSDEEEEDEECSLSDSCEDELTETYDEDLIERISPDSSCQSCLSQASSDSSHAQESVVLTSLNRSLVPSPPKCPSPSSMQGVAARPSKVRDIRVRRLKVPNQREAAQLKEYPQSRVSTEMAAHLVGEEIASLSLHNTPAAYEASPLRAAGRTWTSENVGRQTRRPISGPAAIGSTSVRATVDRSPPKVINHHQPVVRSSTKTPERFALRNVVRPLTAKAALQRLPSRPSVSTATQSKMPKS